In one Nicotiana sylvestris chromosome 8, ASM39365v2, whole genome shotgun sequence genomic region, the following are encoded:
- the LOC104219620 gene encoding uncharacterized protein — translation MYGRYIIAQPKRQKLDEFVLLFEDQVYVFALKACKIQRICYIAKGIKFQSQAPDLTTWPNGLFICSSNHAMLSKAAKEYCCLCRFTYEGSLQVLDLVTTVVTTTISLLHMILRKNPKV, via the exons ATGTATGGACGTTACATTATAGCACAGCCGAAGAGGCAAAAGCTTGATGAATTTGTTCTTCTATTTGAAGACCAGGTTTATGTCTTTGCACTCA AGGCCTGCAAGATTCAACGTATCTGTTATATCGCAAAGGGAATTAAATTTCAAAGCCAAGCACCTGATCTGACAA cttggccaaacgggctatttaTCTGCTCTTCAAACCATGCTATGTTATCCAAAGCTGCGAAAGAGTATTGTTGTTTGTGCCGGTTCACTTATGAGGGATCTCTGCAG GTGCTTGACTTGGTTACTACAGTTGTGACAACGACAATTTCGCTCTTGCATATGATTCTTCGCAAAAATCCTAAAGTGTAG